GACTGATAAAATTTTACTTAGAAATATGATGTTTTATGGCTTTCATGGAGTGTATGAGTATGAGCGTGAACAAGGGCAGCGCTTCTATTTGGATATTGAACTAATGGGGGACTTTGCAAAAGCCGGGCAAACAGATAATTTACAGGATACTGTTGATTATACTGCAATCTATAGCCGCATTAAAGACATTGTTGAGAATCGCCGGTTTCAATTATTAGAAGCTTTAGGAAATCATATTGCGGAAGTTGTCTTAGCTGCTAACACTTCGCTGCAGGCGGTAACAGTACGAATTAGAAAACCTGCGGTGCCAATTCCTGGGCAGTTGGATTTTGTTCAAATAGAAATTTCACGGAGCAGATAGTCTATGATTTTCTTAGGCTTGGGATCAAACATTGGTGATCGGGAAAATAATATTATATTAGCAATAAAAGAGTTAAAGAAAAATAGTGCTATAATTATTGAAACAATTTCTTCATTATATGAAACAGAGCCGTTCGGAGTCAAAGAGCAGCCTGCATTTTTGAATGCGGTTATCGGTATCAATACAAGCTTGTCTCCACTCGATTTGCTGGCTGAATGTTTACGCATTGAAAATGTACTAGGCAGAGTTCGTGAAGAGCGGTGGGCGCCGCGGATTATTGATATTGATTTATTAGTATATCATGATATCTCGATGGACTCAGAATGCTTAACGATCCCACATAAATTTTTAGCACAACGCAACTTTGTTTTAATTCCGTTAGCAGAAATCGCTGGTGAGTATGTTGTTTATCAAGGGAATACCGTAAGTCAGCTATTAGAAAGCTCGACGGATGATTGTGGTGTTAGTTTTTACAAAAAGCTGGTCTTATAAAAAATGGAGGAGTAAGTGGATGATTAAGCCAGCAAAAATATTGTTTATCAGTGCTCCAATTGGCTCGGGACACATTCGTGCAGCTGAAGCTATCAGTAAGGCCGTAACTAATTTGCGGCCAGACATTACAACTCATTTAGCAAATGTATTTGATTTTTTTAGTCAGTTTTGGGGGCAGGCATTACTGAACACTTATTTAAGAGTACTGGGTATTTTTCCACGTGCCTATGGTACCATGTATGGTTGGGGTAATACCAGTAAACTGGCATTACTAGGACGGCAAGTGATTAGTCGGTTACTGGCAAATCGTATGTATCGCTATATTCAGGAATACCAGCCTACATTAATTGTCTGTACCCATGCAACACCAGCTGGCCTAATAGCGTATTTGCTGAAACAAAAACGGATCAATATACCGACGATTGCGGTGGTAACCGATTTTGTTGTACACCGATTATGGGTTTATGATGAGATTGATTATTATTTTGTCGCAAGTGAAGAATTAAGAAATGATCTCGAACAGTATGGTGTTGCTAAGACGCGTAGCTGTGCTTTGGGCATTCCGATTGATAGTGCATTTGCACAGCCTTACAACAAACAAGATATTATAACTAAGCTGGATTTTGATGCAAGTGTCAGAACTGTTCTAATTATGGGTGGCGGTGCAGGTGTTTTGCCAATGGCAGAAATCATAACGTCTTTGGAGAGTATTAATACTCCCCTGCAAGTTATTGCTGTCACGGGTAATAACAAAAAACTATTTCAACAATTACAAGAGTTACAAACGCATGTAACCTATAAATTGAAAATATTGGCTTTTGTCAATAATATTCATGAACTGATGGCTATCTCTGATGTGTTGATTTCTAAGCCTGGCGGGATGACGTCGGCTGAAGCGTTAAGTATGGGGCTGCCAATGATTATTTATCGTCCTATACCTGGACAAGAAGAAGGTAATACGAAATTTTTGTTAGAAAAAAATGTTGCGTTACGTGCTGATTCAGTTGACGACTTAGCAGTTTTATTGAAGGATTTATTAGAGAATAAATTTGGTAATTTGGATAAAATGATGAATAATGCCAGAAGTTTAGGCCGTACTCAAGCAGACAAAGAAATAACGCTAAAATTAATTAATGATTATTCGTTGTAAATATTTATTGCCAAATTGTTGCGATAAATATTTTTTATGCTATAATTACCATAAATTTCAGTTCAATGGACTTTTTATATTAGGTCAATGACTGGCGGTGAATAAATGGATAGAATTTATTTGGCTGCGTTGCAAATGACCCCTGGAATTGGTAATGCTCGATTGAAAAAAATAATTGCTTTTTTTGGTAATGCTGAGCATGTTTGGCTGGCTCGCAGGCCGGATCTATTAGCATGTAAATGTTTAGATGAAACAACATGTAATAAATTACTGCTTCTTAGGGAAAAGATAGATATACTAAATTTAGCTGGCAAATGGGAAAAGCAAGGTATTCGGCTATGTCGATTTACTGATCCTGAGTATCCCGTGTTATTACAAACGATATATAATCCCCCGGCGTTGCTCTATTTTCGCGGTCAGCTTCCTTCTTCAGAGAAATTGATTGCCATTGTTGGAGCCAGGCGTTCTTCTGCATATGGTAATAATGCTGCACAAATGCTGGGGAGTGATTTGGCATTAGCTAATGTTTGTGTGGTTAGTGGTGCAGCGCGGGGAATTGATACTGCTGCGCATAGAGGCGCGCTAAAAAAGGGGAAAACTATTGCAGTTTTGGGATGTGGAGTTGATATCAGTTATCCACCTGAAAATAGTTATTTACTCGACAGTATTGCACAGCAAGGTGCTGTTATCTCAGAATATCCGCCTGGAACCACTCCTCATGCCGCCTATTTTCCAGCACGTAATAGATTAATTAGTGGATTGTCTAAGGGGGTAGTAGTTGTTGAAGCTGCTGAAAAAAGTGGCGCTTTGATCACTACAGAATATGCGCTTGAGGAAGGGCGGGATGTATTTGCAGTGCCAGGCAGCATATTCTCAAATACAAGTAAAGGTGTGAATACATTAATAAAGCAAGGTGCAAAGCTCATTGATAGGGCTGCCGACATCCTTGAAGAATATAATTGGTCAAGTTGTGAAAAAAATGATCGTACAGCTAGCTTAAATGCTAATGAGATGGCTGTAATTAACGTATTGAGTTATGACAATCCATTGACTATTGAGGAAATAGTGATTAAAACCCACTTTTCAAGTTCAGTTGTTTCCTATAATTTGCTGCAATTAGAATTACGCGGGTTAGTGGCGGAACATTGCGCTCATTGCTACGTTCGTGCTAGGGGGGGAATTTAATGGGCAAAACTTTAGTCGTTGTTGAGTCACCGGCAAAAGCAAAGACAATAGAAAAATTTCTAGGAAGAAACTATATAGTCAGAGCGTCTATGGGGCATTTAAGGGATTTACCGAAAAGTCAGTTCGGTATCGATATCGAAAACAATTTCACCCCTAAATATATCAACATAAGAGGTAAGGGTGATCTAATAAAGAGTCTGAAAGATGCGGCTAAGACTGCAGATAAAGTATATCTTGCATCTGACCCTGACCGTGAGGGAGAGGCAATTGCTTGGCACTTAGCTCATATTTTAAATGTCGCGCCAGAAAAATCCTGTCGGATTGTATTTAATGAAATTACTAAGCCTGCTATTCAGACTGCTGTTAAGAATCCGCGGCCAATAAATCTGGATCGTGTTGATGCTCAACAGGCAAGACGATTATTAGACCGAATCGTAGGCTATCAGCTAAGCCCGCTGCTTTGGCGCAAAGTTCGAAAAGGCCTTAGTGCCGGCAGGGTTCAGTCTGTAGCGGTAAAAATGATTTGTGATCGTGAGAGAGAAATTCAAGCATTTATTCCTGAAGAATATTGGACAATAACTGCTAAGCTGCGTGAGAAACCTAAAGCACCCTCTTTTGATGCACAATTAATCAGTGCTGATGGAAAAAAGATAGCATTATCAAACGAGACTCAATCGAACACAGTTAAGTCTGAATTGGATAAATCGGATTTTGTTGTTGGGGATGTTAAACAGCGTGAGCGTCGACGCAATCCGGCTCCTCCATTTATTACAAGCAGCTTGCAACAAGATGCTTCGCGAAAGCTAGGATTTACTTCACGTAAAACAATGATGGTTGCGCAACAACTCTATGAAGGTCTTGAAATCGGAAAATCTGGTCCAGTTGGTTTAATTACCTATATGAGGACAGATTCTACAAGAATTGCAGAGTCTGCACAACAAGAAGCCAGAGACTATGTTGCTAATAAGTTTGGCAATGAATTTATGCCAGAAAAGCCACCGATATATTCGACCAAGAAATCACAGGATGCACATGAAGCTATAAGGCCTACTAGTGTGGAATTTACTCCGCAGAGTCTTGCAAGCAACTTATCACGTGATCAGCTAAGACTCTATACACTTATTTGGGAACGCTTTATAGCAAGTCAGATGTCACCGGCGGTCTATGATACTAGGACTGTGGAGATTAATGCTGGTCGTTACGGTCTAAGAGCAACAGGTTCACAGCTTAAATTTGCCGGATTCATGGCAGTATATATTGAAGGTAAAGATGAAGAAGAGAACGATAAAGATGTAAGCCTGCCTGACTTGAAAGTCGGCCAGGTTTTAAAATTAGTTAAAATACAACCTGTTCAGCATTTTACCGAACCGCCGCCGCGTTATACGGAAGCGTCTTTAGTGAAAACGCTTGAGGATAAGGGGATTGGCCGACCAAGTACTTATGCACCTATTATTGAGACTATTTTAGATCGTGGTTATGTTGTGCGTATCGAAAAGAAATTTCAGCCGACAGAGCTTGGAATTGTGGTTGTTGACTTGTTAAAAGAGTATTTTACGACAATTGTCGATGTTGAATTTACTGCCGGGATGGAAGATCAGCTGGATGAAATCGCCGATGGCAAGGCTTCAAAAACTGAGCTTCTCAAGGATTTCTATAAACCATTCTCTGAAACGCTGGCCAACGCGGATGAGCAAATTGGGCAAGTGGAGCTTCCTGTAGAAATTTCGGATGTGCAATGTGAAAACTGTGGAAGATTTATGGTGATCAAGCAGGGCCGCTATGGTAAATTCCTAGCATGTCCGGGTTTTCCGGAATGTCGTAATACAAAACCTATCTTAAAAGATACTGGAATAAAATGTCCTAAATGTGATGGCAATATTGTGGAGCGACGTACAAAACGCGGAAAAGTATTTCATGGATGTCAGAATTATCCGAGTTGTGATTTTGTGACTTGGGATATCCCGTTGAAGGAAGCATGCCCGACTTGTGGTTCGTTGCAATTGCGTCATAATTATAAGAATGGCAGTTTTATAACGTATTGTAATAATGAGCAGTGTTCTACTCGTGAGAATAGCCCAATAAATAAAGAATTGAAGAAAAAAGATAAAAAACTAGAAAATGACGATGTTAATAAAAAAGGCAAAACGAAAAGAAGTAAGAAACTAAAATAAGTGCTTTTAGAAACATTAAATCGGGGGAAAAGAAGTGTCTAAAGTTATTGTAATTGGGGCTGGCTTGGCTGGCAGTGAGGCAGCATGGCAAATTGCCCAAGCTGGCATTGATGTTGATTTATTTGAAATGAGGCCTCATGTAATGACGCCGGCTCACCATACTGGTAATTTTGGTGAACTTGTCTGCAGTAATTCACTCCGCGCTGCAGCACTGGAAAATGCAGTTGGTTTGTTGAAGGAAGAAATGCGGCAATTAAATTCTCTTATTATGGAGGCAGCAGATGCTACTAAAGTTCCCGCTGGAGGAGCTCTCGCTGTAGATCGATCAGCATTTAGTGAATACATTACTGCTAGTTTGAAGCAGCATCCCAGGGTGAAAATTAAAAATGAGGAAATAACTGTCATTCCTGAAGATAGCATTGTTGTGATTGCAAGTGGCCCATTGACATCACCTAAACTTACTGAGACAATTGCTGCAATGACAAGCCAGGATTATTTGTATTTTTATGATGCGGCAGCTCCCATTGTTGCCGGAGAGTCATTAGATATGACCAAAGTTTACAGGGCATCACGTTATGGAAAAGGTGAGGGTGATGGGGATTATTTAAATTGCCCGATGAATAAGCAGGAATATGAACTGTTCTGGAATGAATTGATCAATTCTGAAAAAAGTGCAGTTAAAGATTTTGAAAAAGCTATTTTCTTTGAAGGTTGCATGCCGGTGGAAGAGATGGCATCTCGAGGAATCGATACTCTGAGATTTGGTCCATTAAAACCAGTGGGCTTAGAACATCCTGTTACAGGTGAGATTCCTTATGCGGTCATCCAG
This sequence is a window from Sporomusaceae bacterium FL31. Protein-coding genes within it:
- the folB gene encoding 7,8-dihydroneopterin aldolase, whose protein sequence is MTDKILLRNMMFYGFHGVYEYEREQGQRFYLDIELMGDFAKAGQTDNLQDTVDYTAIYSRIKDIVENRRFQLLEALGNHIAEVVLAANTSLQAVTVRIRKPAVPIPGQLDFVQIEISRSR
- the topA gene encoding DNA topoisomerase 1; protein product: MGKTLVVVESPAKAKTIEKFLGRNYIVRASMGHLRDLPKSQFGIDIENNFTPKYINIRGKGDLIKSLKDAAKTADKVYLASDPDREGEAIAWHLAHILNVAPEKSCRIVFNEITKPAIQTAVKNPRPINLDRVDAQQARRLLDRIVGYQLSPLLWRKVRKGLSAGRVQSVAVKMICDREREIQAFIPEEYWTITAKLREKPKAPSFDAQLISADGKKIALSNETQSNTVKSELDKSDFVVGDVKQRERRRNPAPPFITSSLQQDASRKLGFTSRKTMMVAQQLYEGLEIGKSGPVGLITYMRTDSTRIAESAQQEARDYVANKFGNEFMPEKPPIYSTKKSQDAHEAIRPTSVEFTPQSLASNLSRDQLRLYTLIWERFIASQMSPAVYDTRTVEINAGRYGLRATGSQLKFAGFMAVYIEGKDEEENDKDVSLPDLKVGQVLKLVKIQPVQHFTEPPPRYTEASLVKTLEDKGIGRPSTYAPIIETILDRGYVVRIEKKFQPTELGIVVVDLLKEYFTTIVDVEFTAGMEDQLDEIADGKASKTELLKDFYKPFSETLANADEQIGQVELPVEISDVQCENCGRFMVIKQGRYGKFLACPGFPECRNTKPILKDTGIKCPKCDGNIVERRTKRGKVFHGCQNYPSCDFVTWDIPLKEACPTCGSLQLRHNYKNGSFITYCNNEQCSTRENSPINKELKKKDKKLENDDVNKKGKTKRSKKLK
- the trmFO gene encoding methylenetetrahydrofolate--tRNA-(uracil-5-)-methyltransferase TrmFO is translated as MSKVIVIGAGLAGSEAAWQIAQAGIDVDLFEMRPHVMTPAHHTGNFGELVCSNSLRAAALENAVGLLKEEMRQLNSLIMEAADATKVPAGGALAVDRSAFSEYITASLKQHPRVKIKNEEITVIPEDSIVVIASGPLTSPKLTETIAAMTSQDYLYFYDAAAPIVAGESLDMTKVYRASRYGKGEGDGDYLNCPMNKQEYELFWNELINSEKSAVKDFEKAIFFEGCMPVEEMASRGIDTLRFGPLKPVGLEHPVTGEIPYAVIQLRQDNYAATLYNIVGFQTHLKWPEQKRVFRLIPGLENAEFVRYGVMHRNTFINSPRILQPTLQMQVNQRILFAGQITGVEGYIESAASGLIAGINASLLIQDREPVVFPTETAHGALCQYITKAESKNFQPMNINFGLLPSLGKKIRDKKLKNKMIADRALESLENFKCGFDKILHKS
- a CDS encoding DNA processing protein DprA; the encoded protein is MDRIYLAALQMTPGIGNARLKKIIAFFGNAEHVWLARRPDLLACKCLDETTCNKLLLLREKIDILNLAGKWEKQGIRLCRFTDPEYPVLLQTIYNPPALLYFRGQLPSSEKLIAIVGARRSSAYGNNAAQMLGSDLALANVCVVSGAARGIDTAAHRGALKKGKTIAVLGCGVDISYPPENSYLLDSIAQQGAVISEYPPGTTPHAAYFPARNRLISGLSKGVVVVEAAEKSGALITTEYALEEGRDVFAVPGSIFSNTSKGVNTLIKQGAKLIDRAADILEEYNWSSCEKNDRTASLNANEMAVINVLSYDNPLTIEEIVIKTHFSSSVVSYNLLQLELRGLVAEHCAHCYVRARGGI
- the folK gene encoding 2-amino-4-hydroxy-6-hydroxymethyldihydropteridine diphosphokinase, with translation MIFLGLGSNIGDRENNIILAIKELKKNSAIIIETISSLYETEPFGVKEQPAFLNAVIGINTSLSPLDLLAECLRIENVLGRVREERWAPRIIDIDLLVYHDISMDSECLTIPHKFLAQRNFVLIPLAEIAGEYVVYQGNTVSQLLESSTDDCGVSFYKKLVL
- a CDS encoding UDP-glucuronosyltransferase; the encoded protein is MIKPAKILFISAPIGSGHIRAAEAISKAVTNLRPDITTHLANVFDFFSQFWGQALLNTYLRVLGIFPRAYGTMYGWGNTSKLALLGRQVISRLLANRMYRYIQEYQPTLIVCTHATPAGLIAYLLKQKRINIPTIAVVTDFVVHRLWVYDEIDYYFVASEELRNDLEQYGVAKTRSCALGIPIDSAFAQPYNKQDIITKLDFDASVRTVLIMGGGAGVLPMAEIITSLESINTPLQVIAVTGNNKKLFQQLQELQTHVTYKLKILAFVNNIHELMAISDVLISKPGGMTSAEALSMGLPMIIYRPIPGQEEGNTKFLLEKNVALRADSVDDLAVLLKDLLENKFGNLDKMMNNARSLGRTQADKEITLKLINDYSL